In Candidatus Aenigmatarchaeota archaeon, the following are encoded in one genomic region:
- a CDS encoding DUF1616 domain-containing protein has protein sequence MIEALEAARMIVASAFILFMPGLSLSFAFFPKRGEIDWIERIALSFGLSIATLPLLVFHANFLLGIKINLLNVAILNLALATLGYLIYLKRSSTNGRIPHIFRKQKEA, from the coding sequence ATGATAGAAGCCCTGGAAGCGGCAAGAATGATAGTTGCCTCAGCCTTCATTCTTTTCATGCCTGGCCTCTCGCTAAGCTTTGCTTTCTTTCCAAAAAGGGGAGAAATTGACTGGATAGAAAGGATTGCGCTAAGCTTCGGCCTGTCCATTGCAACCCTCCCGCTACTCGTCTTCCATGCAAACTTCCTTTTAGGCATAAAAATCAACCTGCTTAACGTCGCAATACTAAACCTTGCCCTGGCGACGCTGGGATATTTGATTTACCTGAAAAGATCCTCCACAAACGGCCGGATACCCCACATATTCCGCAAACAGAAAGAAGCTTAA
- a CDS encoding MFS transporter yields MDFHLDRNVGLLGVAFLCIFFGYASVQQYLVLYFSEMGHTELGFQSLILVYLFYGLFNPISAIFVSKYGAKSCMICSSLFYSLFILTLLSKSVFLVFASSILLGIAAAFLWTGQHSYLIRASNKNLYGSNSGIFGALNAIGSTAGIIALGVLVSAFHYTLPFLIYSIFPLVGTALLLGIKDIRPKKKADPLNLLKKSLSSMTALRISTIWIVLSFVSGLMFGIIPLRIKAVFGIQYIGILMALFYILPIFTAYLFGKMSDLRGRGGMVLFSYVLLISGILSLYMSAQAMFLILGIFLLALNSAMMGPVIMALVGDISNEKNLEFLTSVFSTIQKVGILGALILGQAYYNDIASICIVSLMIALISFMAVFPLFRMKKEKIREMIGRETQ; encoded by the coding sequence ATGGATTTTCACTTAGATAGAAACGTTGGTTTGCTTGGTGTGGCTTTCCTCTGCATATTTTTTGGCTATGCAAGCGTTCAGCAGTATCTGGTCCTGTATTTTTCGGAAATGGGGCATACAGAACTTGGATTTCAGTCATTGATACTGGTTTACTTGTTTTATGGGCTATTCAATCCGATATCGGCAATATTTGTTTCTAAATATGGCGCAAAGAGCTGCATGATTTGCTCCTCCTTATTTTATTCTTTATTTATACTAACCCTTTTAAGCAAATCTGTTTTTTTGGTTTTTGCAAGTTCAATTCTTCTGGGTATTGCGGCAGCGTTTCTTTGGACGGGACAGCACAGTTATCTAATAAGGGCAAGCAACAAAAACCTTTATGGAAGCAATTCCGGGATATTTGGCGCTCTCAATGCCATAGGATCAACAGCCGGAATTATTGCATTGGGGGTTTTAGTTTCTGCTTTTCATTACACATTGCCTTTTTTGATATATTCTATTTTTCCATTGGTTGGAACTGCCTTACTGCTAGGCATAAAGGATATCAGGCCAAAGAAAAAAGCTGACCCCCTTAATCTTCTGAAAAAGTCTCTTTCGAGCATGACTGCCTTAAGGATTTCCACGATCTGGATTGTGCTGAGTTTTGTTTCTGGCCTTATGTTTGGGATAATTCCATTACGAATTAAAGCGGTTTTTGGCATTCAGTACATTGGAATCCTGATGGCGCTGTTCTATATTTTGCCCATATTCACGGCATATTTATTTGGAAAAATGTCTGACTTGAGGGGAAGGGGAGGCATGGTGCTTTTCTCATATGTTTTGTTAATTTCCGGAATATTGTCTCTTTATATGTCGGCTCAGGCAATGTTCTTGATTCTGGGTATTTTTTTGCTTGCCCTAAATTCGGCGATGATGGGCCCGGTTATCATGGCATTAGTAGGGGATATTTCAAATGAAAAGAATCTTGAATTTTTGACTTCCGTATTCAGCACGATACAAAAAGTGGGTATTTTGGGGGCACTGATTTTAGGTCAGGCTTATTATAATGACATTGCTTCTATTTGTATTGTATCTCTTATGATTGCACTGATTTCTTTTATGGCTGTGTTTCCACTGTTCAGGATGAAAAAAGAAAAGATAAGGGAAATGATCGGCCGTGAGACCCAGTAA
- a CDS encoding glycosyltransferase family 2 protein produces the protein MLFALGNFAIMDLLQLACYFVMIYGSVLFLLVYIGNLGKFKQKKAPKKLPSVTILIPAYNEEKGICKCLKTCLNLDYPKNLLKIIVINDGSKDNTLKECRKIKNPRIRVISKKNTGKADSLNYALRFVKTDYIATMDADSFPKKDYLRRIVGELGGDIVAVSPAMKISKSRTLMQKIQWVEYIFSIYLRKLFAVLDCQYVLPGPGSVYKTELIRKMGGWDKDSIVEDMELAFRMQLEGRRMENSTTAVVYTEAPETFRELFNQRIRWYRGYFKTTAKYLRMFGNPRYGNLGVYVLPINFVWLFILGYMLFLPAYLSLKSAYDTVHAIMLVGLQTPTLSFVFDIISINSLSYFMLLFMSIGISIILISIHASNENLNLRKRKLDYLSYMFIYPLLYSIFWMGAIVYELLKLEKKW, from the coding sequence ATGCTATTTGCCCTCGGAAACTTTGCGATAATGGACCTGCTGCAGCTCGCCTGCTATTTTGTGATGATTTATGGTTCTGTCCTGTTTCTGCTGGTTTATATTGGAAACTTGGGCAAATTCAAGCAAAAAAAGGCCCCAAAGAAGCTGCCTTCAGTAACAATACTGATACCCGCCTACAATGAAGAGAAAGGCATATGCAAATGCCTGAAAACCTGCCTTAACCTGGACTACCCAAAAAACCTGCTGAAAATTATCGTAATAAACGACGGCTCAAAGGACAACACGCTAAAAGAATGCCGCAAAATTAAAAATCCCAGAATAAGGGTGATAAGCAAGAAAAACACAGGTAAAGCGGACTCCTTAAACTATGCCTTAAGGTTCGTAAAAACCGACTATATTGCAACGATGGATGCAGACTCTTTTCCCAAAAAAGACTATCTTCGAAGGATTGTTGGGGAATTGGGGGGAGATATAGTGGCAGTTTCCCCTGCAATGAAGATTTCAAAATCCAGGACTTTGATGCAAAAGATACAGTGGGTGGAATATATATTCTCGATTTACCTCAGAAAGCTTTTTGCAGTGCTTGATTGCCAGTACGTCCTTCCAGGCCCCGGATCGGTTTACAAGACCGAGCTTATAAGGAAGATGGGTGGTTGGGATAAGGACAGCATAGTTGAGGACATGGAGCTTGCATTTCGAATGCAGCTTGAGGGGCGTAGAATGGAAAACAGCACTACTGCAGTAGTATACACAGAAGCGCCGGAAACCTTCAGAGAGCTGTTTAACCAAAGGATACGCTGGTACCGCGGCTACTTTAAAACCACGGCAAAATACCTGAGAATGTTCGGAAATCCACGTTATGGAAACCTCGGAGTATATGTTCTTCCAATAAACTTCGTTTGGCTCTTTATTTTGGGCTATATGCTCTTCCTACCCGCCTATCTCTCTCTAAAGAGCGCATATGATACCGTGCACGCAATAATGCTTGTGGGGCTGCAGACACCCACACTTTCCTTTGTTTTCGACATCATTTCGATAAATTCTCTATCCTATTTTATGTTGCTCTTTATGTCCATCGGCATATCTATCATACTTATCAGCATTCACGCCTCAAATGAAAACCTCAACCTGAGAAAAAGAAAATTGGATTATTTAAGCTATATGTTTATCTACCCCCTCCTCTATTCCATCTTCTGGATGGGCGCCATAGTATATGAGCTTTTAAAACTAGAGAAAAAATGGTGA
- a CDS encoding phenylalanine--tRNA ligase subunit beta, producing MPKIDISKGDLENLLGRELSLEELESMLLLAKGELDGVDGDLLKVDIKDSNRPDLWSAEGISRELKLRMGEKQKLEFKDSDIVLNVDESLKDVRPYISCCYVLGLNFTDQMIKDLMGLQERLHAQLGRNREKVAIGISNFDLINPNLSYRVATEDLKFPPLGYTEMMTPKEVLEKHGKGQAYKHLVGDKIPVFVDRNNQIISMPPIINSNTLGKIDENTKNIMIDVTGTDEKLVDQTLLILALNFSERGGKVYRVKVKYMDSDKFTPNMGAITAEAELEVVRNLSGLDLDDKMIQGLLERAGASCLIKDGKIAAVYPPYRKDVFDERDLIEDVLISYGYNNLMPLKIEIPTIGSENTNMRLSEVAEELMVGMGFQQAISFILSNEEKENGRMGHSDKLCRITNPVNQNYTVVRRSILPSLMEFLSKNQHNEFPQKVFEVGKVIIDGDKEKTFASAVLSNSTVNYEEISSSLEALVENLGFTLKLEPCNDYAFISGRSARAMVNGKMVGVVGEVSPETITNFGIETPVAAFEIDLAFLLD from the coding sequence ATGCCAAAGATTGATATTTCGAAGGGAGATTTGGAGAATTTGCTTGGTAGAGAGCTTTCTCTTGAGGAGCTTGAAAGCATGCTTCTTCTTGCAAAAGGGGAGCTTGACGGGGTGGACGGAGACCTTCTCAAGGTCGACATCAAGGACTCAAACAGGCCTGACCTTTGGAGCGCCGAAGGCATTTCCAGAGAGCTTAAGCTTCGGATGGGGGAAAAGCAGAAGCTCGAATTTAAGGACTCCGATATTGTCCTTAATGTTGACGAGAGTTTGAAAGATGTCAGGCCTTACATTTCCTGCTGCTATGTCCTTGGGCTGAACTTCACAGACCAGATGATAAAGGACCTTATGGGCCTTCAGGAAAGACTTCATGCGCAGCTTGGCAGAAACAGGGAAAAAGTAGCAATAGGCATTTCAAACTTCGACCTGATAAATCCAAACCTATCTTACCGCGTTGCCACTGAAGACCTGAAGTTTCCGCCGCTGGGATACACCGAGATGATGACCCCAAAAGAGGTCCTTGAAAAGCATGGAAAGGGGCAGGCATACAAGCACCTGGTCGGTGACAAAATTCCGGTCTTTGTCGACAGGAACAATCAGATAATATCCATGCCGCCGATAATCAACTCGAATACTCTTGGAAAAATCGACGAGAATACAAAAAACATAATGATAGATGTTACCGGCACTGACGAGAAGCTGGTTGACCAGACGCTACTTATACTTGCCCTTAACTTTTCCGAGCGCGGTGGAAAGGTTTACCGTGTCAAGGTAAAATACATGGATTCTGATAAGTTCACGCCGAATATGGGCGCGATAACTGCTGAAGCTGAGCTTGAGGTGGTAAGGAATTTGAGTGGCCTTGACCTGGATGACAAAATGATTCAGGGCCTGCTTGAGCGGGCAGGGGCTTCCTGTTTGATAAAAGACGGAAAGATTGCTGCAGTTTACCCCCCATACAGAAAAGACGTGTTTGACGAGAGGGACCTGATAGAGGATGTCCTGATTTCATATGGCTACAATAACCTGATGCCCCTTAAAATTGAGATTCCAACAATCGGAAGCGAGAACACGAACATGCGCCTTAGCGAAGTTGCCGAGGAGCTTATGGTTGGAATGGGCTTCCAGCAGGCAATTTCATTTATACTTTCAAACGAAGAGAAGGAAAACGGAAGGATGGGCCACAGCGACAAGCTGTGTAGAATAACAAATCCTGTAAACCAGAATTATACTGTTGTCCGGAGAAGCATACTTCCTTCCTTGATGGAATTCCTCTCAAAAAACCAGCATAATGAATTTCCACAGAAAGTTTTTGAGGTAGGAAAGGTAATTATTGATGGGGATAAGGAAAAAACTTTTGCCTCTGCAGTCCTCTCAAACTCGACAGTGAACTACGAGGAAATTTCCTCGTCCCTTGAGGCATTGGTCGAAAACCTTGGATTCACCCTAAAGCTTGAACCCTGCAATGACTATGCATTCATAAGCGGAAGGTCCGCAAGAGCCATGGTCAACGGGAAAATGGTTGGGGTTGTTGGTGAGGTAAGCCCTGAAACAATCACAAACTTTGGGATCGAAACGCCCGTGGCTGCTTTTGAGATAGACCTGGCATTTTTGCTCGATTAG
- a CDS encoding phenylalanine--tRNA ligase subunit alpha: protein MQEKVAYGLTEEGKKYLEEGLPERNLLNLISKGKVPFEEAKRLENFNIALQWAKKSSWIFIDGGFLSLSPEGKAAIEKGKSVLEEALSNAEKQVIPSEMASLLLKRNLIRKLDARLEDVKKLKGKEVLSLTPELIKTGMWKEVKFKEYNVGFTGKKLYPGKRHPYRVFLKNLKTKLINLGFEEMDSRIIMQDFWNCDVLFMPQTHSARDIHEIFNVDAKIPLVDRSVAEKVGKEHEKYWGYKWDYGRSNSALLMSQGTALSASHLPNLKIPGKYFSLAKVFRPDVVDATHLLEFYQLEGIVCDKSMNFRHLLGLLKQFAIDIAGAEAVKFYPDYFPFTEPSVQISAKHPKLGWVELGGAGIFRKQVTRPFGIEEPIIAWGLGIDRLAMFNLGVTDIRELYSSNLKWLRENYYYAKD, encoded by the coding sequence ATGCAGGAAAAAGTGGCATATGGGCTTACGGAAGAAGGAAAAAAGTATCTTGAAGAGGGGCTCCCCGAGAGAAACCTTTTGAATCTGATTTCAAAAGGAAAAGTCCCTTTTGAAGAGGCAAAACGGCTTGAAAACTTTAATATTGCCCTTCAGTGGGCCAAAAAAAGCTCCTGGATTTTCATTGATGGGGGCTTTTTGTCCTTAAGCCCAGAAGGAAAAGCTGCTATTGAAAAGGGAAAGTCTGTCCTGGAAGAGGCGCTTTCAAATGCTGAAAAGCAGGTCATTCCCTCAGAAATGGCCTCACTGCTCCTTAAAAGAAACCTCATAAGAAAGCTTGATGCCCGCCTTGAGGATGTGAAAAAGCTCAAGGGAAAGGAGGTTTTGTCCCTCACGCCGGAGCTCATAAAGACCGGAATGTGGAAAGAGGTAAAGTTCAAGGAGTACAATGTGGGCTTTACCGGAAAGAAGCTTTACCCCGGAAAAAGGCATCCTTACAGGGTTTTTCTTAAAAACCTCAAGACGAAGCTTATAAACCTGGGCTTTGAGGAGATGGACTCAAGAATTATCATGCAGGACTTCTGGAACTGCGATGTATTGTTCATGCCCCAGACTCACTCTGCACGGGATATCCATGAGATTTTTAATGTCGACGCAAAAATCCCTCTTGTCGACAGGTCGGTTGCAGAAAAAGTGGGAAAAGAGCACGAAAAGTACTGGGGCTATAAATGGGATTACGGGCGGTCAAACAGCGCGCTTTTGATGTCCCAGGGAACAGCCCTTTCAGCTTCCCACCTGCCAAACTTGAAGATACCTGGCAAATACTTTAGCTTGGCAAAGGTCTTTCGGCCTGACGTGGTTGACGCAACACACCTCCTTGAATTCTACCAGCTTGAGGGGATTGTCTGCGACAAGAGCATGAACTTTCGGCACTTGCTTGGCCTGCTTAAGCAGTTTGCTATCGACATTGCCGGGGCTGAAGCGGTAAAGTTTTATCCGGACTACTTCCCGTTCACTGAGCCGTCAGTGCAGATATCAGCAAAGCACCCAAAGCTTGGCTGGGTAGAGCTTGGCGGAGCAGGGATATTTCGAAAACAAGTCACAAGGCCTTTTGGGATAGAGGAGCCGATAATTGCCTGGGGCCTTGGAATAGACCGCCTTGCAATGTTTAACCTGGGCGTTACTGACATTAGGGAATTATATTCATCCAACCTTAAGTGGCTTCGGGAGAATTATTACTATGCCAAAGATTGA
- a CDS encoding flippase produces MDLKSVSKGSFYLMASTFIFMVTGYLIHFALARLLGPVSYGIYGVVVSLITIFNLVLTSGIYQAVSKHISAGEDPEAVKKAAINLQLAFSAVLFVAYEVLSGTFAVLLGDSSLAYYIRLSGFIMIGYSLYSVITGYFNGLGKYKAQAGIQTLYSFVKTFFMVGFVVLGFSVGGAFIGFAFAPILAFLVGLYISQGKSKVDLDWKILADFAWPVILYTVALNFLISVDLFSVNSILGSVAETGYYNAATTIARLPYSILCAIGVALFPAISMFYSNGEKKRAKTYLKEAARYLIILITPATALIIVTSPVLISLLYTGTYLEASEPLRILSVGFAFLTIFSVLASCLMAIGKTKLPMAISLSLGLLSIILNRLLIPFYGLNGAAYATTIACILGTIAICAFSIKNLGNFISWSSILRVLLASGIMVAASPFLAVTSKWLLPAEYLILGAIYLLVLLATREITEKDFSRIYNAMPGKARSLLMGIKLYRK; encoded by the coding sequence ATATGGAATTTACGGAGTGGTGGTCTCTCTAATTACCATCTTCAATCTCGTACTCACTTCGGGAATCTACCAAGCAGTTTCCAAGCACATATCGGCGGGGGAGGATCCAGAGGCAGTCAAGAAAGCGGCGATAAACCTCCAGCTTGCCTTCTCTGCAGTTCTTTTCGTGGCTTACGAAGTCCTGTCTGGGACTTTCGCGGTTCTTTTGGGTGATTCCTCTCTTGCCTACTACATCCGGCTCTCAGGATTCATAATGATAGGCTACTCTCTCTACTCAGTTATCACTGGATACTTCAATGGCCTTGGAAAATACAAGGCACAGGCAGGTATACAGACACTGTATTCCTTCGTAAAGACATTCTTCATGGTAGGATTTGTCGTCCTGGGCTTTTCAGTTGGAGGGGCATTCATAGGGTTTGCTTTTGCCCCAATCCTCGCATTTCTTGTAGGATTATATATTTCCCAGGGAAAAAGCAAAGTGGACCTTGACTGGAAAATCCTTGCTGATTTTGCCTGGCCCGTTATTCTTTACACAGTGGCGCTCAACTTTCTCATCAGTGTTGACCTTTTCTCGGTCAATTCCATTTTAGGAAGCGTCGCGGAGACTGGGTATTATAACGCCGCAACAACTATCGCGCGCCTTCCATACAGCATCCTCTGCGCGATTGGAGTTGCCTTATTCCCAGCCATCTCAATGTTTTATTCAAATGGCGAAAAAAAGAGGGCAAAGACCTACCTTAAGGAAGCGGCAAGGTATCTCATCATCCTCATAACGCCTGCGACAGCCCTGATAATCGTTACAAGCCCTGTGCTTATATCTCTCCTCTATACCGGGACTTACCTTGAAGCCAGCGAACCGTTGAGAATACTCTCAGTGGGATTTGCATTTCTGACAATCTTCTCGGTCCTGGCAAGCTGCCTGATGGCTATCGGCAAGACAAAACTTCCCATGGCAATCTCATTATCGCTTGGCCTGCTCAGCATAATCCTCAACAGGCTGCTTATACCCTTCTATGGCCTCAATGGAGCTGCATATGCGACAACCATTGCCTGCATTCTTGGGACCATCGCCATCTGCGCCTTTTCGATAAAAAATCTGGGAAATTTTATCAGTTGGTCAAGCATCCTAAGAGTCCTCCTTGCGTCTGGCATTATGGTTGCCGCTTCGCCTTTCCTGGCTGTCACCAGCAAGTGGCTTTTGCCTGCCGAATACTTAATCCTTGGAGCAATCTACCTCCTGGTCCTTTTGGCTACAAGGGAAATAACGGAAAAAGACTTTTCCCGGATTTACAACGCCATGCCGGGAAAAGCAAGGTCTTTACTGATGGGAATTAAGCTATACAGGAAATAA